Proteins encoded together in one Neisseria lactamica window:
- the ubiG gene encoding bifunctional 2-polyprenyl-6-hydroxyphenol methylase/3-demethylubiquinol 3-O-methyltransferase UbiG: MGGKMSDKEYNVDEGEIAKFSRIADKWWDKSGEFKTLHDINPLRLDYIDGHADLRGKRVLDVGCGGGILAESMARRGAAFVKGIDMAEQSLETARLHAALNNVADIEYECIRVEDLAGAEPHSFDAVTCMEMMEHVPDPAAIVCACAKLVKPDGMVFFSTINKNPKSYLHLIVAAEYLLKFVPKGTHDWKKFIAPADLARMCRQAGLDVVETKGMTYHVLSQTYALCDSTDVNYMFACRPAF, translated from the coding sequence ATGGGAGGGAAAATGTCCGACAAAGAATATAATGTCGATGAGGGGGAAATCGCCAAATTCAGCCGGATTGCCGACAAATGGTGGGACAAATCGGGCGAGTTCAAAACCTTGCACGACATCAATCCGCTGCGGCTGGATTATATCGACGGACACGCGGATTTGCGCGGCAAACGGGTTTTGGACGTGGGCTGTGGCGGCGGGATTTTGGCGGAAAGTATGGCGCGGCGCGGCGCGGCGTTTGTCAAAGGCATCGATATGGCGGAGCAGTCTCTGGAAACCGCCCGCCTGCACGCGGCTTTGAACAATGTCGCCGATATCGAATACGAATGTATCCGCGTGGAAGACCTTGCCGGGGCGGAACCGCATTCTTTTGATGCGGTAACGTGCATGGAAATGATGGAACACGTCCCCGATCCCGCCGCCATCGTGTGTGCTTGCGCCAAGCTGGTCAAACCGGACGGTATGGTGTTTTTTTCCACCATCAATAAAAACCCGAAATCGTACCTGCATCTGATTGTGGCGGCGGAATATCTGTTGAAGTTTGTCCCCAAAGGCACGCACGACTGGAAAAAATTTATCGCGCCTGCCGATTTGGCGCGGATGTGCCGTCAGGCGGGTTTGGACGTGGTGGAAACCAAGGGTATGACTTACCACGTGTTGTCGCAAACTTATGCCCTGTGCGATTCGACCGATGTGAATTATATGTTTGCCTGCCGTCCGGCGTTCTGA
- a CDS encoding aromatic amino acid transporter → MPNKTPSLFGGAMIIAGTVIGAGMLANPTATSGVWFAGSLIVLLYTWFSMLSSGLMILEVNTHYPHGASFDTMVKDLLGRGWNIINGIAVAFVLYLLTYAYIFVGGDLTAKGLGNALGGNVSLTVGQLVFFGILAFCVWASARLVDRFTGILIGGMVLTFIWATGGLIADAKPSVLFDTQAPAGTNYWIYAATALPVCLASFGFHGNVSSLLKYFKGDAPKVAKSIWTGTLVALVIYVLWQTAIQGNLPRNEFAPVIAAEGQVSVLIETLSKFAQTGNMDKILSLFSYMAIATSFLGVTLGLFDYIADIFKWNDSISGRTKTAALTFLPPLISCLLFPTGFVTAIGYVGLAATVWTGIIPAMLLYRSRQKFGAGKTYKVYGGLWLMVWVFLFGIANIAAQVLSQMELVPVFKG, encoded by the coding sequence ATGCCCAACAAAACCCCTTCCCTGTTCGGCGGCGCGATGATTATCGCCGGTACGGTCATCGGCGCCGGTATGCTCGCCAACCCGACCGCCACCTCCGGCGTATGGTTTGCCGGCTCGCTGATTGTGCTGCTCTACACCTGGTTTTCTATGCTATCCAGCGGCCTGATGATTTTGGAAGTCAACACCCACTACCCCCACGGCGCAAGTTTCGACACGATGGTCAAAGACCTGCTCGGACGCGGCTGGAACATCATCAACGGCATCGCCGTCGCCTTCGTCCTATACCTGCTCACCTACGCCTACATCTTCGTCGGCGGCGATTTGACCGCCAAAGGCTTAGGCAACGCCTTGGGCGGCAATGTTTCGCTCACCGTCGGACAACTCGTCTTCTTCGGCATCCTCGCCTTTTGCGTGTGGGCATCCGCACGCTTGGTCGACCGCTTCACCGGCATCCTTATCGGCGGTATGGTATTGACCTTTATTTGGGCAACCGGCGGGCTGATTGCCGATGCCAAACCGTCCGTCCTGTTCGACACCCAAGCACCGGCCGGCACAAACTACTGGATTTACGCCGCCACCGCCCTGCCCGTCTGCCTCGCCTCCTTCGGCTTCCACGGCAACGTCTCCAGCCTGCTCAAATACTTTAAAGGCGACGCGCCCAAAGTGGCTAAATCCATCTGGACGGGCACATTGGTCGCGCTCGTGATTTACGTCCTCTGGCAAACCGCCATCCAAGGCAACCTGCCGCGCAACGAGTTCGCCCCCGTCATCGCCGCCGAAGGGCAAGTCTCCGTCCTGATTGAAACTCTGTCCAAATTCGCCCAAACCGGCAATATGGATAAAATATTGTCCCTGTTTTCCTATATGGCGATCGCCACCTCGTTTTTAGGCGTAACGCTCGGACTCTTCGACTACATCGCCGACATCTTCAAATGGAACGACAGCATCTCCGGCCGCACCAAAACCGCCGCGCTGACCTTCCTGCCGCCCCTGATTTCCTGCCTGCTCTTCCCCACCGGCTTCGTTACCGCCATCGGCTACGTCGGCCTGGCGGCAACCGTCTGGACAGGCATCATCCCCGCTATGCTGCTCTACCGTTCGCGCCAAAAATTCGGCGCGGGCAAAACCTATAAAGTTTACGGCGGCTTGTGGCTGATGGTTTGGGTCTTCCTTTTCGGCATCGCCAACATCGCCGCACAGGTATTGAGCCAAATGGAACTCGTCCCCGTATTTAAAGGATAA